Within the Echinicola sp. 20G genome, the region GTTACTGATACCGATACAAAAGATACTAGCGCACCATCTGGCTATAGTGTTCAGATTGATCAAAGCCCAATAAATTTTTCCAACCAATTGGCAACAAGTTTTACTTTTGCTGGAGCAGAAATGGGAGCAAGTTATGAATATACTCTATCCAGTTCTGGAGGTGGAACCAATGTGACAGGTTCAGGTAGCATTACTACAGCTACTGATCAAGTTACCGGGATAGATCTTAGCGATTTGGGTGATGGTACCATCACTCTTTCTGTTGCGCTTACAGATGCTGCTGGCAATACAGGTAGCGCGGCTACTGATACGGAGACAAAGGATACTACTGCGCCATCCGGTTATTCAATAAACATTGACCTTCTTGGGGAAATCATGATCAATGTGATCAACGAAACCACTATAGAATTTTCTGGCTCAGGAATGGAAGTGGGGAGTACCTTGAATTATTCATTTACAAGCTCAGGAGGAGGTACAGCGGTTACAGGAACGGAAACAGTTACTTCAGCATCAGAAACTTTTGATAATGGGGGAGCAGGTTATGACCTGTCCGGATTGGTTGATGGAACCATAACCTTAACAGTATCCTTGACTGACCCAGCAGGTAACCAAGGTACAAATACCACTGATACAGAAACCAAAGATGCAGGACCTCCTGCTGGTTATACCATTTCATGGGATGATAATCTAATCAATGCTACAGAGGCAAGCTCGACATCCTTCACTGTTTCCAATGCAGAAGTCGGTACATCGGCAAGTTACTCCATTTCAAGTAGTGGTGATGGCAATACGGCAACTGTTGCAGGTACTGCAAGTGTAAGCAATACATCTCAAACTGTAACCATTGATGTGAGCGCATTGACCAATGGGACCTTAACAGTTCAGGTTACCTTGACAGATGGAGGTGGAAATTCGGGCAGTACGGAATCTGATAATTCAGCTATGCTGGATCAAATGGTACCTAGCGGGTATTCCGTAACTTTTGACCAGGACCCTATTGATGAATCAAATCAAGGCTCGGTAAGCTATACATTTGCAGGAGCGGAGATCGGAACCACCTATAATTATATCATTTCCAGTTCTGGTGGAGGAACCAATGTTACCGGTTCAGGGACTATTGCGACTGCCACTGATCAGATTACAGTTATTGATTTAAGTGGTTTGGGAGATGGAACGATTACACTATCAGTGACCTTAACCGATGCTGCAGGAAATACGGGTTCGTCTAGTACCGATACCAGTACCAAGGACACCAATGAAGCCCCAACAGCCAGTGCGGTTTCTATAAATGGTACAATGACCGTTGGTGAGCAATTGAAAGGAACTTATACCTTTACGGATGCCAATAGTGATCCAGAAAGCGGTTCTACTTATCAATGGTACCGCTCAGATGATAATAGTGGCACTGGCAAAACAGCCATATCAGGGGCTAATGGCCAGCAATACACCTTGCAGGCTGCAGACCAAGGAAAGTATATCAGCTTTGAGGTGACCCCAAATGATGGAACTGATACAGGTACAGCAGTAGAAAGTGGTTTGGTAGGCCCAGTGAAGGTGGACCAGACCATTAGTTTCCCAAGTATACCAAACAAAACTTATGGAGATGTATCCTTCACTTTAGGTGATTCTCAGACGGATCAGGGCTTAACAGTGACCTATACAGCAGCTGATCCGACTGTGGTAAATATTACAGGTAACCAGGCAACAGTTCTAAAAGCCGGTAACACGCAAATCACGGCCATACAAACCGGTGATGGCGTGACCAATGCAGCTAGTCCTGTTGTACAGACCTTGACCATTAACAAGGCTGCCTTGACGGTAACTGCCAATGATCAGAGCAAGATTTATGGGTCCATAGACCCAGCCTTGACGGTAGGCTACGCTGGGTTTGTAAATAGTGAAGATGAGACTGTCCTAGGCGGCACATTGTCATTGAACAGGGCTGCAGGAGAAGAAGTGGGCAATTATACAATTATTGCTTCCGGTTATAATTCATCTAACTATACGATCAGCTATATGGATGGCAGCTTTGCAATTACTCAAGCAGCCTTAACTGTTACTGCTGATGATCAATCCAAAGTCTACGGAGATACTGATCCAAGTTTAACAGTGAGTTATTCTGGCTTTGTGAATGGTGATGATGAGACGGCATTGGGCGGTACCTTAGATATAAGCCGTGCAGCCGGAGAGGACGTAGGCACTTATGCGATCACGGTATCCGGTTATACTTCAAGTAACTATACGATTAGCTATGTAGATGGCAGCTTTGAGATCACGCAGGCAGCCTTGACAGTAACCGCTGATGATCAATCCAAAGTCTACGGAGATACTGACCCAAGTTTAACAGTGAGCTATACTGGCTTTGTGAATGGCGATGATGAGACAGCATTGGGCGGTACTTTAGATATAAGCCGTGCAGCCGGAGAGGACGTAGGCACTTATGCAATTACCGCTTCGGGTTATACTTCAAGTAACTATGCGGTCAGTTATGTAGATGGCAGCTTTGAAATTAGCCAAGCAGTCTTGACAGTTACTGTTGATGATCAATCCAAAGTCTACGGAGATACTGACCCAAGTTTAACAGTGAGCTATACTGGCTTTGTGAATGGCGATGATGAGACAGCATTGGGCGGTACTTTAGATATAAGCCGTGCAGCCGGAGAGGACGTAGGCACTTATGCAATTACCGCTTCGGGTTATACTTCAAGTAACTATGCGGTCAGTTATGTAGATGGCAGCTTTGAAATTAGCCAAGCAGCCTTGACAGTTACTGTTGATGATCAATCCAAAGTCTACGGAGATACTGACCCAAGTTTAACAGTGAGCTATTCTGGCTTTGTGAATGGCGATGATGAGACAGCATTGGGCGGAACTTTAAATATAAGCCGTGCAGCCGGAGAGGATGTGGGCACTTATGCAATTACCGCTTCGGGTTATACTTCAAGTAACTATACGATCAGTTATGTAGATGGCAGCTTTGAAATTACCCAAGCAGCCTTGACGGTCACTGCTGATGATCAATCCAAAGTCTACGGAGATACTGACCCAAGTTTAACAGTGAGCTATTCCGGCTTTGTGAATGGTGATGATACAACTGCCTTGGGCGGCACACTGGATGTTAGCAGAGCAGCCGGAGAGGACGTAGGCACATATGCGATCACGGCATCCGGTTATACTTCAAGTAACTATGCGGTCAGCTATACCGCAGGGAACTTCGAGATTACCAGGGCCACGCTGATGGTAACTGCCGATGATAAATCGAAAGTCTATGGATCAACCGATCCAAGTCTAACGGTCAACTATACAGGTTTTGGAAACGGTGATGATGAAACTGCCTTGGGCGGAACATTGGCTATAATCCGAGCAACAGGTGAAGATGTAGGCAACTATGCGATCACGGCGTCCGGCTATACCTCTGATAACTACTCGATCAACTATACCGCAGGGGACTTCGAGATTACCAAAGCAACCTTGACGGTATTGGCGGATGATAAATCCAAGGTATATGGATCAGTTGATCCAAGTTTAACGGTCAGCTACTCCGGTTTTGAAAACGGTGATGATGAAACTGCTTTGGGGGGAACACTGGCTATTAGCCGATCAACAGGTGAAGATGTAGGCAACTATGCGATCACGGCGTCCGGCTATACCTCGGATAACTATACGATCAGCTATACTACAGGCAACTTTGAGGTTACCAAAGCCACGCTTACGGTAACGGCAGATGACAAGAATAAGGTCTATGGATCAGCTGATCCAAGTTTAACGGTCAGCTACTCCGGTTTTGTAAATGGTGATGATCAGATTGCTCTAGATGGAACCCTGGCTATTGTAAGAACCACAGGTGAAGATGTGGGCAACTATGCGATCACGGCCTCTGGCTATACCTCTGATAACTACACGATCAGCTATACTACAGGGAACTTTGAGGTTACCAAAGCCACGCTTACGGTAACGGCAGATGACAAGAATAAGGTCTATGGATCAGTTGATCCAAGTTTAACAGTGAGTTACTCTGGTTTTGAAAACGGTGATGATGAGGCTGCTCTAGGTGGAACATTGGCTATTGTAAGAACCACAGGTGAAGATGTAGGCAACTATGCTATTACTGCAACAGGCTACAGCTCTGATAACTATACGATCAGCTATACTGCGGGGAATTTTGAGATCACACAGGCCACGCTGACGGTAACGGCCGATGACAAGTCCAAGGTTTTCGGAACTGCTGATCCTGCATTGACCTATGTTGTCAGTGGTCTTGTGAACGGTGATGGTATGGAAGTAATGGAAGGAAATCTTGACAGGTCTCCGGGCGAGGAGGTAGGCATTTACCCGATCAATAAGGGAAGCCTGTCCACAAACTCTAATTACCTCATGCAGTTCACTGGCGGTGAATTTACCATTGAAGCCAGAAAGATCGAGGAGGTCTACGAACCTGCTGCAGTGGAAGTAGCCTGGGGAGTGTCATATGATGAGGTGATCTTGCCGGAAACCGTTTTGGTACGTACCGAGGAGGATGAAATGATCAACCTTCCAGTTCGCTGGGACAGGACTGGTATTGACCTGAGGAACAGGGGTAGCTACACCATCAATGGGGAACTGGTCCTGCCAAGCAGTGTTTCCGAGGATGCGCCGAGCCCTTATATGGATGTCGTGGTGTTGCCAAAACCGGCACCAACGGACCTTCTATTGGACCACACTGAATTTGAAGCTTCGGTAGAAAACATTCAAATCGCAATAGGGGGCCTTGAAGTCATTGATCCGGTTGATGATGTGCATATGCTTGATTTGGTTCCTGGAGCAGGGGATAACCAATACTTCCTATTATCGGGCAGTGCGCTGTACTGGAGTTCCAACGAAGCCCTTGCCGGAAGGACATCGTTTACAGTGGTGCTCCAGGTAATGGATGCCGACGGAAATATTTTGGAGAAGTCCTTCACGATAACCAGGCTGCGGAAATCACTGGATGAAATCGAGATATACAATACGTTTACACCAAACCAGGATGGTACCAACGACACCTGGGGCATTGAAGAGCTGAAGTACTATACAGGGGTAAGGATCATGGTGTTTGAAAGAAGCGGGAAACGGGTTTTCCTGACCACTGATCCAGAGACCAGATGGGACGGAACCTTCAACGGAAAGGAATTGGCACCTGGGTCTTATTTCTGGGTGGTGGAAACAGGTGAGACCGACAAGGTAAGGCGTGGAACCTTAAACCTGCTTAGAAGATGATCGGTTCGAAAAAGTGCACAGTGAATTTAACCATCAAGAACAATGTCAAGATGAAAAGAACAGTTATTTATATCTGCCTAATAATATTTCTGGTCCCTTTTACCTCAACAGGCCAGAGCAGGAAGTACATCAGCCAGTTTGATTTCTTCCAAAGCTATTACAACCCGGGGTTGACGGGATATGAGGGCAGTACGATCCGTGGCTTTGTAAGAAACCAGTGGAGCGGCTTTGAAGGTGCTCCAAGGACGATGTTTTTCAGTGGCGAGCTGGATTTTGCAGAAATGAAAGGCACGGAAGACCCTGCCATGATGGGGAAGAATGCAGCCAGCCTGAACCTGTTGTTCGACAGTTATGGGGCATTTAAGGAGACAGGCCTGATCCTGGGCTATGCGAGCAGGATCCGTCTTACCGAAAAGCACAACCTTAGGCTGGGGGCAGGGGTAAGCTATACCACTGTGCAGTTGGACGGCAACGCGATGACCATTGAGCAGCAGGGGGATGATTTGCTGGGTCAATACATTGGGTCCTTCTCCGACATGCGGATCATGGACTTTAACCTGGGCCTTGCCCTGACCCACCAGAAGTATTACCTGTCCTATGCGATGCACCAGGTAAACGGGGGGCGTATATCCAGTGGTGACGAGTTCATGGAAGGGAGGCCTGTCAATTATATTGTGCAGGCTGGATATAGGGAAGCCCTGAATGACCATTTGGCGGTGATCGGCAATTTCTTTTTCAGGGGCCAGGAAGACCTACCCAACAATGTGGAGTTTAACCTGAAGGCATTGCTGATGGACAAGGTCTGGCTGGGAGCCGGCCACCGTGTTGATTATGCGAATAACCTCCAGATGGGCTTTTTGCTGAACAAGCTCAAGGTGGGCTATGTGTATGAGTTCCCTACCAATGGAAGCTATTTGCTTCCGGGCAATACCCATGAGTTTATGGCTGTCTTCAGCCTGTTCAGGTCCAACAAAAGAAACAGGCCGGATGAAGTATTGATTTGGTAATAACAAATCTATTGGACACAAAAAGCTCCCCGAATTATTTTGGGGAGCTTTTTTTTATCCTTAGTACGACCCAACTCCTGAACTTTTAACTCTATCCTTTTTGAGATTTGAAGCATCATCAAATCAAAAAGGATATGCCGGAATGGATTTCATTAAGCCCTGGTTTCTGGTGGGGGACAGCAGGCTTTTTCCTGGTCTATTATTCAGTGGTTCTTTCCTTGCTCTTCGGGCCTGTCTATTTGGCCAAAAGGAAAAGGACCAAACTTCAGGTTAGTCCCCCGGATTTGCCAACCGAAGAACTCTGGAGTTACTACCTTAGCTTGGAGACAGATTTAAAAAAATAGAGATTAAATTTGTTATCGTATGCAAGAAAATTTGATGAATCATTCAGGGTAATGGCAGTGGATCTTTCCTATGTCAAGGGTTCTTTGGCTGAAGCGGCCAAGGAGTTGGATTTGGATGCAAGCAGGTTGAGTAAATGGCGCCAGGACCCTCGGTTCAATGGCGGTAAAATCATGGCGGACAATCCCAAGCTGAGCACTGAAGAACAAGAAATAAGAATGCTTAGAAAAAGGCTCAAGGAAGCTGAACTGGAAAGGGATATACTAAAAAAGGCGGTAGCCATCTTTTCCAAGGGACATGTATTCCGTAGAGAAGATGTGCAAAGTACTAAAGGTAATCAGCAGTAGCTTTTACCACTTGATGTCCATGATGGAAAGCAAACGTCAGTTAAAAGTCCGGGAACTATCAGAGGAGATCAGGTCCATCCATAAATTAAGCAATTGTATTTTTGGCAGTCCAAGAATTACAGCAGCGCTCAATGATAAGGGACGAAGCATTTCCCGTTCCTATGTTTCACGCTTGATGAACAGAATAGGAATCCGTAGCAAGATCAGGAAAAAAAACAAGGTCACTACAGATTCTACCCATTCTTATTCGTTGGCAGAAAATCTTCTTCAAAGAGACTTTTCGGCAAAATCCCTCTCCCAAAAATGGGTTGGGGATATTACTTATATACGTACCGGAACGGGGTAGCTGTACCTGACCACAGTGATTGACCTTGCAGACAGAAAGGTTATAGGCTGGTCTTTCAGCAACGATATGTCAGCTGAAAGCGCTTCGGTTGCCGCTTTGAAAATGGCCATCAAAACCAGGGGTACCAGAAACGGGTTGATTTTTCATTCAGACAGGGGGATCCAATATGCCTGCAATGATTTCAAAGCGCTATTATCAGAGAACCGAATTTTGCAAAGTATGAGCAGGAAAGCTGATTGCTGGGACAATGCAGTGGCTGAAAGTTTCTTTAAAACACTTAAAAGCGAATTGGTACATCACAGGAAATATGCTAATCGAGAATCCGCAAAACTGGAAATATTTAGTTATATCGAAGGGTTCTACAATACAAAAAGGAAGCATTCATCTTTAGGCTATAGGACTCCTTCTGAAATGGAAAAATTACTGACTGAAAATAAATGTTTGGCAGCTTAAAGGTCTCCAATTTTAAGTTGGAATTCCAGGCTACGAATACAACCCTATTCAAAAGACCCATGGGGTAAGGGTAGCGTATAGAATTTTTTAAAATAGTCGCCATTCTAATCGTAAAATAAATAAAAAAGCCCCGTATTTAACATACGAGGCGATTTAGTGGGCCCACCTGGGCTCGAACCAGGGACCCCTTGATTATGAGACAATTTTTTGACTACTTTTCTATTATTGGTATATTTTGGTTGTCGCTGTAAATGAGTTACTTATGTTGTTTTTATTGCTTTTCTTATTACTTTGCTTACAAGTTTTGATATCATTTTGTGTGCAAATCGTGTGCAAATCTCAAATCAACTAGCCATGGAAAAGAAACTTGCCAAGTCTGGAAAACAGTTCGAAATGACCATCTATCTGGATACCCGAAGGACTAAAGCGGATGGATATTATCCTTTAAAAATAAAGGTTTATACCCCAATGCCCAAAAAGCGGAAATACTATTCAGTTGGAATGGATATGAACAAGGAAACCTATGAAAAGGTATTCCTATCAATTAAACCTAGAAAAGCAGAAAAGGAAATTCGCATACAAGTAGAGAGCTTATTACATAAGTATATGGAAGTGGCCAATATGCTGGACAATTTTACCTTTGAATCTTTCGAGAATCATTTATTTAAACCTGAGGGTGATGTTAAAGATGTTTTCTATTTGTACCAACAAAAAATAAAGACTTTAGAGTTGGAGAAAAGGGAAGCCACTAAACATACCTATGAGGCCAGTTTAAAAGCTATTAAGAAATTCCTAACAGCTAATCGACGAAAAAGGGAGCCCAAAAACCTTTACATCCAAGATATCACAGTGCTGTGGCTTAAGAGTTTTGAAAAGTGGATGCTTGAAAAAGGCAATACCAAAACCACCGTTGGGTACTATTTAAGAACGCTTAGGCATATATTTAACACCATCAAAAGTGATCATTATCCTTTTGGGAAAAATGGGTATGTAATTCCCAAGGGTACTAATAAAAAGAAGGCCTTGGATAAGCAGCAACTAAAATTGTTATTTGAAGGTGAGCCTGAAAACCAATTTCAACAGAGAGCAAAAGACTTTTGGTTTTTCTCCTACTTGTGTAAAGGAATGAATATGAAGGACATTTTGTATCTCAAGTGGAAAAACGTTAACGGTGATTTCTTGGAATTTGTGAGGGAAAAAACCAAGGATACAACAGACGATCAAATTGTTATTCGTGTACCACTTTTGAAGCACTCCAAAAAGGTGATCAAATTGTATGGAGTAACCAGTGGTGATCGTGAAGAATATGTATTTCCAATCCTTCACAAAGAAATGACCGAGGGAGAAAAGCTTAAAGCGAAACAGAACTTTACCCGCCTAGTGAATCAGCATATGAAGCGGTATGCCGAAAAACTGGGGATTAAGGAGAATGTAAGCACTTACACCGCTAGGCATAGTTTTGCCACCATGGCTATACGAAATAACGCTTCCATCGAATATGTAGGAGAATCCTTAGGACACGCTGATATTAAGACGACTAAGGCGTATATCAAGAGTTTCCTCGATGATGAAAGTGATAGGGAGATGATGGAGAAGTTGGTAGATTTCAATTAAAAAAGATGTGGTTATTAAGAGTAAAACCTAAACACGCTTAATAGAGACCTTTTCAATTAAATATTTAAAGTTAAGAGTACCTAGTTGGTGACCGCTCGGCACTTTTCTCAAACCAGTTTTTGGATGATTTTGAAACTTTCTGATGAAATCATTACTCAGAATAAAAGTTGATCGTCCCGTCAGCTGGAGCTGGCGGTACGTGGATCGAACTCTTTTGTGGATGAAATGGAAATGTTAGAGAAGTTAAATGTTTTCTATTAAGTGAATTGATTATAATATTATTGGTAAAGAATTAGTATAATACTTATATGCCAGGAACAAAATGTGGTTTATAGTTAATATATTCTTTTAAGGTCTTTGCAGGGTTTTCAACTCGATCTGGTAAGGGAAGTTTTGAAAATTGTTGGAAATATAGCAGGCAGGCATCTCTCCACCATTTTGCTTCTTTCTCCTGAATTTTCATAAAGGATAATATATGCTCATACCGTTCATTGTCTATTGAATTTTCTAGTGTCCTCCATTGTTTTATTGCTGTAGTCGTTTGGTCAACTCCTGCCTGATAATGGAGTGCGATCTCTTCCCATAGTGTTTTTCCTGACTGCATACGGTATGCCCATGGGAGATGGTGGAACCAAAGCAAGTATTTTTCAGGACAGGTCTTGGGATTGCTAAATTGTTTCTCGATGGAAGGAGAGTATTGGCTAAGGGCATCGCTACCAGAGGAGGTGCGGTCAAAACCAATTCCGTCCGCTCCTGCCTGATGATAATAAGTAGATGTCCAATCATCTCGGTGCTTGTCAGTGATCCACGGGGCTGGGCCATAATGATGGTCCCACCCCATGATATGGTGCAGCCCAAGCGGTGTCATGTAGTTGACTACAGCTTCGCGGGATTTGGACATTATATCTAATGTTGTACTTATGAATTTGGGGTCATTGCTAAAAGTCATTGCAATCCAATCTTCAGCGATTTTTTCTGAACTGGCATAAGGGTTCCATGCTAGCTTGCCGAAAGCATACCAGTTGGCTTGACCAAAATGATTTCCGGTCCAGTTTCTGTCTGACCCAATATTGGAAACTCCAGCCATGCCGCTTAATTGATGGTTTTCTAAGCTGCCATCTATGATTTTTGCTACGGTAGATCCTGCGCCTTTGCTATAAGTGTCCGTGTCAAGTACTTCTTCATATAGTTGCGATAGGTAGACCAAGTGAGTGCCTTGTCCAAGGTATTCTTGGGTGATTTGAAACTCCATCATCAGTGGGGTTTTGGGCATCGCTCCAAAAAGTGGGTGAAAAGGTTCTCTTGGTTGAAAATCTATGGCTCCATTTTTTACTTGTACCAATACATTGTCTTCAAATTCTCCATCCAAAGGCTGGAATTCATTATATGCTTGTTTGGCCCTGTCATCGGGTGTGTTTTCACTATAAACAAAAGCTCGCCACATTACGATGCCGCCGTATGGCTTCAAGGCTTTGGCCAATAAATTGGCTCCTTCAGCTTGTGTTCGTCCGTAGTTATGAGGGCCTGGTTGTCCTTCAGAGTCCGCTTTAACCAAAAAACCTCCAAAATTTGGTATGTAAGAATAGATTTCTGCCGCCTTGTCATTCCACCATTTTTGGACTTCTTCATCCAAGGGGTCTGAAGTTTTAAGTTGGCCGATTTCCATGGGGGCACTGAATCTAGCGGTGAGGTAAACTTTGATGCCGTATGATTCAAATGCTTTTGCTAAAGCAGCTGCTTTCTGGATGTAGGCAGCTGTGAGTACCAATGCGTTGGCGTTTACATTCGTTAGGACAGTGCCGTTGATTCCTATGGAAGCATTGGCACGGGCATAATCAATATACTGTTGGTCGATGTGGTCTGGAAGGAGGTGCCAGTTCCAAATGGAGGATCCTGCATAGCCTCTTTCTACTGTTCTGTCCAAGTTGTCCCAGTGATTCAGGACCCTGATTTTTGTTTTGGGGACAGAAACAATGTTTAAATCAACTATGCTTTGTTGAGTTTGTAGTAATTTGAGAAATTCAAATGTTCCATAAAGCAAAGCTGCATCAGCGTTGCCGGTGATTAATGTGATTGGCTGATTTTTGTATTGAATACTCTTTATGATAAAGCCTTCTTGGCCTAAACTGTCTAATTGATTTTGGCCAATAAACTCACCGATCCAAGGGAAGGATTCAG harbors:
- a CDS encoding type IX secretion system membrane protein PorP/SprF — protein: MKRTVIYICLIIFLVPFTSTGQSRKYISQFDFFQSYYNPGLTGYEGSTIRGFVRNQWSGFEGAPRTMFFSGELDFAEMKGTEDPAMMGKNAASLNLLFDSYGAFKETGLILGYASRIRLTEKHNLRLGAGVSYTTVQLDGNAMTIEQQGDDLLGQYIGSFSDMRIMDFNLGLALTHQKYYLSYAMHQVNGGRISSGDEFMEGRPVNYIVQAGYREALNDHLAVIGNFFFRGQEDLPNNVEFNLKALLMDKVWLGAGHRVDYANNLQMGFLLNKLKVGYVYEFPTNGSYLLPGNTHEFMAVFSLFRSNKRNRPDEVLIW
- a CDS encoding transposase; translated protein: MLSYARKFDESFRVMAVDLSYVKGSLAEAAKELDLDASRLSKWRQDPRFNGGKIMADNPKLSTEEQEIRMLRKRLKEAELERDILKKAVAIFSKGHVFRREDVQSTKGNQQ
- a CDS encoding IS3 family transposase; this translates as MCKVLKVISSSFYHLMSMMESKRQLKVRELSEEIRSIHKLSNCIFGSPRITAALNDKGRSISRSYVSRLMNRIGIRSKIRKKNKVTTDSTHSYSLAENLLQRDFSAKSLSQKWVGDITYIRTGTG
- a CDS encoding MBG domain-containing protein; amino-acid sequence: MKNYYSTILTKGFLFLVVGLLNLFHVYGQSFTETFDDDPGFSSSSNDFTNDGIRFQISGTMPSYTNQTSNSTFSLSEGGGSDYALQFDVNSSTGINEIIISLVSGGNFSLNSLSFDILADANIIFSTGSGGNVSFVSNNSYVLNRNYDFSSETGFDNISSFTISGGNMVVDLDDLSYTISSSGNVDPTITGLPTDITVGEDAVSDVFDISAATISDPDAGSGELTLTLEATGGIFDIANDPGIVWTGNLTRVFTATGNLTNLNNYINSPTNIYFRPDSELNGNNAASVKVYISDNGNTGSGGGSKLLMGTVNVDITAVNDPPSISIPASLTVDEDVSTALTGISFSDVDAGSGNVTAQMSVGAGSLFALSGGGVTTSGNGSTSISLTGTIANINAYIAGSNVKFQNQFGNLANQTLSVAINDNGNTGSGGSMSDTGSMTITITAGNASPTAAGFVATNGPYENLTYTFSTSDFGYTDGDGDALDHVLIESIPAAGTLYVDADNNDIYDGGEAVSVNDQISKANLDVGNLQYIQNGSTNSSFQFEVNDGTENSTGNYVATLNVNPVPTVTLAITPSTKTESNTTPSEIKATLSNTYGINTAVGLSFSGTATGSGVDYSTSGTSITITPGNTTGTINVTNVPDALYEGNETVIIDIASVSGGTESGTQQVTYTIVDDDTPPNASLEILNIYNPITDESGGQAYVRGKIDVVAGTTITIPLNFSGTASGGGTDYSITGSTITLSPGEIRDSIRVTSIFDGVEEGDETIIIDMETPTNAVEDGAQQVTLTIKDEDITPPSGYSVIIDQSGINNANESAVSFTFAGAEVGATYNYNISSSGGGTNVTGMGTISTATDQITEIDLSGLGDGTITLSVTLTDTFGSTGTTATDTETKDTSAPSGYTVGIDQSGITTSNQSTASFTFAGAEVGSTYNYTLSSSGGGTNVTGTGTIATATDQISGIDLIGLGDGTITLSVILTDTFGNAGNAATDTETKDTTAPSAYTVSIDQSSINNGNQSSVSFTFAGAEVGTTYNYTISSSGGGTNVSGSGTIATATDQISGIDLSGLGDGTITLSVNLTDIFSNTGSPESDTETKDATAPSGYSVQIDQSPINSSNQTVTSFTFGGAEIGSTYNYTFSSSGSGTNVTGSGSIVTATDQINGIDLSGLGDGTITLSVILTDTFGNAGSAVTDTDTKDTSAPSGYSVQIDQSPINFSNQLATSFTFAGAEMGASYEYTLSSSGGGTNVTGSGSITTATDQVTGIDLSDLGDGTITLSVALTDAAGNTGSAATDTETKDTTAPSGYSINIDLLGEIMINVINETTIEFSGSGMEVGSTLNYSFTSSGGGTAVTGTETVTSASETFDNGGAGYDLSGLVDGTITLTVSLTDPAGNQGTNTTDTETKDAGPPAGYTISWDDNLINATEASSTSFTVSNAEVGTSASYSISSSGDGNTATVAGTASVSNTSQTVTIDVSALTNGTLTVQVTLTDGGGNSGSTESDNSAMLDQMVPSGYSVTFDQDPIDESNQGSVSYTFAGAEIGTTYNYIISSSGGGTNVTGSGTIATATDQITVIDLSGLGDGTITLSVTLTDAAGNTGSSSTDTSTKDTNEAPTASAVSINGTMTVGEQLKGTYTFTDANSDPESGSTYQWYRSDDNSGTGKTAISGANGQQYTLQAADQGKYISFEVTPNDGTDTGTAVESGLVGPVKVDQTISFPSIPNKTYGDVSFTLGDSQTDQGLTVTYTAADPTVVNITGNQATVLKAGNTQITAIQTGDGVTNAASPVVQTLTINKAALTVTANDQSKIYGSIDPALTVGYAGFVNSEDETVLGGTLSLNRAAGEEVGNYTIIASGYNSSNYTISYMDGSFAITQAALTVTADDQSKVYGDTDPSLTVSYSGFVNGDDETALGGTLDISRAAGEDVGTYAITVSGYTSSNYTISYVDGSFEITQAALTVTADDQSKVYGDTDPSLTVSYTGFVNGDDETALGGTLDISRAAGEDVGTYAITASGYTSSNYAVSYVDGSFEISQAVLTVTVDDQSKVYGDTDPSLTVSYTGFVNGDDETALGGTLDISRAAGEDVGTYAITASGYTSSNYAVSYVDGSFEISQAALTVTVDDQSKVYGDTDPSLTVSYSGFVNGDDETALGGTLNISRAAGEDVGTYAITASGYTSSNYTISYVDGSFEITQAALTVTADDQSKVYGDTDPSLTVSYSGFVNGDDTTALGGTLDVSRAAGEDVGTYAITASGYTSSNYAVSYTAGNFEITRATLMVTADDKSKVYGSTDPSLTVNYTGFGNGDDETALGGTLAIIRATGEDVGNYAITASGYTSDNYSINYTAGDFEITKATLTVLADDKSKVYGSVDPSLTVSYSGFENGDDETALGGTLAISRSTGEDVGNYAITASGYTSDNYTISYTTGNFEVTKATLTVTADDKNKVYGSADPSLTVSYSGFVNGDDQIALDGTLAIVRTTGEDVGNYAITASGYTSDNYTISYTTGNFEVTKATLTVTADDKNKVYGSVDPSLTVSYSGFENGDDEAALGGTLAIVRTTGEDVGNYAITATGYSSDNYTISYTAGNFEITQATLTVTADDKSKVFGTADPALTYVVSGLVNGDGMEVMEGNLDRSPGEEVGIYPINKGSLSTNSNYLMQFTGGEFTIEARKIEEVYEPAAVEVAWGVSYDEVILPETVLVRTEEDEMINLPVRWDRTGIDLRNRGSYTINGELVLPSSVSEDAPSPYMDVVVLPKPAPTDLLLDHTEFEASVENIQIAIGGLEVIDPVDDVHMLDLVPGAGDNQYFLLSGSALYWSSNEALAGRTSFTVVLQVMDADGNILEKSFTITRLRKSLDEIEIYNTFTPNQDGTNDTWGIEELKYYTGVRIMVFERSGKRVFLTTDPETRWDGTFNGKELAPGSYFWVVETGETDKVRRGTLNLLRR
- a CDS encoding site-specific integrase, which produces MEKKLAKSGKQFEMTIYLDTRRTKADGYYPLKIKVYTPMPKKRKYYSVGMDMNKETYEKVFLSIKPRKAEKEIRIQVESLLHKYMEVANMLDNFTFESFENHLFKPEGDVKDVFYLYQQKIKTLELEKREATKHTYEASLKAIKKFLTANRRKREPKNLYIQDITVLWLKSFEKWMLEKGNTKTTVGYYLRTLRHIFNTIKSDHYPFGKNGYVIPKGTNKKKALDKQQLKLLFEGEPENQFQQRAKDFWFFSYLCKGMNMKDILYLKWKNVNGDFLEFVREKTKDTTDDQIVIRVPLLKHSKKVIKLYGVTSGDREEYVFPILHKEMTEGEKLKAKQNFTRLVNQHMKRYAEKLGIKENVSTYTARHSFATMAIRNNASIEYVGESLGHADIKTTKAYIKSFLDDESDREMMEKLVDFN
- a CDS encoding IS3 family transposase; amino-acid sequence: MTTVIDLADRKVIGWSFSNDMSAESASVAALKMAIKTRGTRNGLIFHSDRGIQYACNDFKALLSENRILQSMSRKADCWDNAVAESFFKTLKSELVHHRKYANRESAKLEIFSYIEGFYNTKRKHSSLGYRTPSEMEKLLTENKCLAA